From the genome of Flavobacterium ovatum, one region includes:
- a CDS encoding lipoprotein signal peptidase — MSLLKAYLLIFLILMVDQVSKIYIKTNFILGEEVEIFNWCKILFVENEGMAWGTKIPGEYGKLFLTVFRIFAVGGIGYWLWDSVERKHSSNYLVIAIALIFAGALGNIIDSVFYGAIFDESHSQLATIFTDQPYGKYFHGKVVDMFYFPFWHGYLPDWLPIWGGREFTFFNAIFNIADVAISTGVGILIVFNKKAFHKEDY, encoded by the coding sequence ATGTCACTACTTAAAGCGTATCTATTAATATTCTTAATATTAATGGTCGATCAGGTTTCAAAAATCTATATAAAAACCAATTTCATTCTCGGAGAAGAAGTAGAAATTTTCAACTGGTGTAAAATCCTTTTTGTCGAAAATGAAGGAATGGCTTGGGGAACTAAAATTCCTGGTGAATACGGAAAATTGTTTTTGACCGTTTTCAGAATTTTTGCAGTAGGAGGAATCGGTTACTGGTTATGGGATTCGGTAGAGCGCAAACACAGTTCAAATTACCTGGTTATAGCGATTGCATTGATTTTTGCAGGCGCTTTAGGGAATATAATTGATTCTGTTTTTTACGGGGCTATTTTCGACGAAAGTCACTCGCAATTAGCGACTATTTTCACCGATCAGCCTTATGGAAAATACTTCCACGGAAAAGTAGTCGATATGTTTTATTTCCCTTTTTGGCACGGATATTTACCTGATTGGTTGCCTATCTGGGGCGGAAGAGAATTTACTTTCTTCAACGCGATCTTCAATATTGCCGATGTCGCTATCTCAACAGGGGTTGGAATATTAATCGTTTTCAACAAAAAAGCTTTTCATAAAGAAGATTACTAG
- a CDS encoding TraR/DksA C4-type zinc finger protein → MTDEATRYSDADLAEFKVIILNKIEKAQADLNLIKSAYMNDLNNGTDDTSPTFKAFEEGSESMSKEANSQLAIRQEKFIRDLKNALFRVENKTYGVCKVTGKLIGKERLKIVPHATMSIEAKNLQR, encoded by the coding sequence ATGACAGATGAAGCTACACGATACTCAGACGCTGATTTAGCGGAGTTCAAAGTAATTATTTTAAACAAGATAGAAAAAGCACAAGCAGATTTGAATTTAATCAAAAGTGCTTATATGAATGATTTGAATAATGGAACAGACGATACCTCTCCAACATTCAAAGCATTTGAAGAAGGTAGTGAAAGCATGTCCAAAGAAGCAAACTCTCAATTGGCTATTCGTCAAGAGAAGTTTATTCGCGACTTGAAAAACGCATTATTCCGTGTAGAAAACAAAACTTACGGAGTTTGTAAAGTAACAGGAAAATTAATCGGGAAAGAAAGATTGAAAATCGTTCCTCATGCAACCATGAGTATCGAGGCCAAAAACTTACAACGTTAA
- the uvrC gene encoding excinuclease ABC subunit UvrC: MSIPPLELQIQTLPDGPGVYQYYDKDGKILYVGKAKNLKKRVSSYFNKVHDSAKTNVLVKKIVTIKHIVVPTETDALLLENNLIKTLQPRYNVLLRDDKSYPWICIKKEPFSRIFATRRMVKDGSEYFGPYTSFKTVSTILELIKELYPLRTCNFDLSQSNIDSGKFKVCLEYHIGNCKGPCEGHEPLEEYQKQVDAIRDILKGNFKSSLKDFKKVMMDLAQNMHFEEAQKIKEKIEILENYQSRSTIINPKITNIDVFSIVSDEGAAYVNFLQISHGAIIRSHTMEIKKKLDETDEELLELAIIELRNRFKLLSREVIVPFAVDLGESLKVTVPQLGDKKQILDLSIRNAKFYRIEQLKQLQIVDPDRHTNRIMAQMQKDLRLPVEPRHIECFDNSNIQGTNPVAACVVFKDGKASKKDYRHFNIKTVVGPDDFASMEEVVYRRYKRLLDENEPLPNLIIIDGGKGQLSSALKSLDALELRGKIAIIGIAKRLEELFYPGDSVPLYLDKKSETLKVIQQLRNEAHRFGITHHRDRRSKEALNSSIESIPGIGEKTMLTLIQHFKSVKRLQLVTEKEISDVIGVSKAKKIVEFYKSKMEQEPS, from the coding sequence ATGTCAATCCCGCCTCTTGAACTTCAAATACAAACTTTGCCAGATGGGCCAGGTGTCTACCAATACTACGATAAAGACGGGAAGATTTTATATGTGGGTAAGGCCAAAAACTTAAAAAAGCGAGTTTCGTCTTATTTTAATAAAGTTCATGATAGTGCCAAAACAAATGTTTTGGTCAAGAAAATTGTGACCATCAAGCACATTGTAGTACCTACAGAAACCGATGCGCTGTTGTTGGAAAATAATTTGATTAAAACACTACAACCTCGATACAATGTATTGTTGCGTGATGATAAGAGTTACCCTTGGATTTGTATAAAAAAAGAACCTTTTTCGAGAATTTTTGCCACTCGAAGAATGGTCAAAGATGGTTCGGAGTATTTTGGTCCTTATACGAGTTTTAAGACCGTGAGTACGATTTTGGAATTGATCAAAGAACTTTATCCGTTGCGAACCTGCAATTTTGATTTGAGTCAATCGAATATTGATTCGGGTAAGTTTAAGGTTTGTTTGGAATATCATATTGGCAATTGCAAAGGGCCTTGTGAAGGACATGAACCACTTGAAGAATACCAAAAACAAGTAGATGCTATCCGGGATATTTTGAAAGGGAATTTCAAGAGTAGTTTGAAAGATTTCAAGAAGGTGATGATGGATTTGGCGCAAAATATGCATTTTGAAGAAGCTCAAAAAATCAAAGAAAAAATTGAGATACTAGAGAATTATCAATCCCGATCTACGATTATAAACCCAAAGATTACCAATATAGATGTGTTCTCTATTGTTTCTGATGAAGGAGCGGCTTATGTGAATTTTTTACAGATTTCGCATGGTGCTATTATTCGTTCGCATACCATGGAAATTAAAAAGAAATTGGACGAAACAGATGAAGAATTGCTAGAATTGGCGATTATCGAACTCCGGAATCGTTTCAAATTACTGTCTAGAGAAGTGATTGTGCCTTTTGCTGTTGATTTGGGAGAAAGTCTCAAAGTGACCGTTCCGCAATTGGGAGATAAAAAGCAGATTTTGGATTTGTCTATCCGTAATGCTAAGTTTTATAGAATAGAACAGTTGAAACAACTGCAAATTGTAGACCCCGATCGTCATACCAATCGAATTATGGCGCAAATGCAAAAAGACTTGCGATTGCCTGTAGAACCGAGACATATTGAGTGTTTTGACAACTCGAATATTCAGGGAACGAATCCCGTTGCGGCTTGTGTGGTTTTTAAGGATGGAAAAGCAAGTAAGAAAGATTACCGACATTTCAATATCAAAACAGTCGTGGGACCGGATGATTTTGCTTCGATGGAAGAAGTGGTGTACCGCCGTTACAAACGCTTGCTGGACGAAAACGAACCTTTGCCAAACTTGATTATTATTGATGGTGGAAAAGGACAATTATCATCGGCTTTGAAAAGTTTGGATGCGTTAGAGTTGAGAGGAAAAATTGCCATAATTGGTATTGCGAAAAGATTGGAAGAATTATTTTATCCTGGAGACTCGGTGCCTTTGTATTTAGATAAAAAGTCAGAGACTTTGAAGGTTATCCAGCAATTGCGAAATGAAGCCCACCGTTTTGGAATCACTCATCACAGAGACCGACGAAGTAAAGAAGCACTGAATTCTTCGATAGAATCCATACCAGGAATTGGCGAGAAAACGATGCTTACTTTGATTCAGCACTTCAAAAGTGTTAAAAGATTGCAGTTGGTGACTGAAAAAGAAATTTCGGATGTTATTGGAGTGTCAAAAGCCAAAAAAATTGTCGAATTTTACAAATCAAAAATGGAACAAGAGCCCAGCTAA
- the ileS gene encoding isoleucine--tRNA ligase, protein MSTKFTEYKGLDLPTVASEVLDFWKEKNIFEKSVTTREGAEPYVFFEGPPSANGLPGIHHVMARAIKDIFCRYKTQKGYQVKRKAGWDTHGLPVELGTEAALGITKEDIGTKITVAEYNEACKKTVMRYTDVWNDLTEKMGYWVDMEDPYITYKSKYMESVWWLLKQIYNKDLMYKGYTIQPYSPKAGTGLSSHEVNQPGSYRDVTDTTIVAQFKTINETLPTSFQGLGDIHFMAWTTTPWTLPSNTALTVGPKIDYVVVKTFNQYTFLPTNVVLAKNLVGKQFGKGFFASEEATDFENYKGGDKKIPYQIIAEAKGADLVGIRYEQLMPLALPYQNPENAFRVISGDFVTTEDGTGIVHTAPTFGADDAKVAKEATPEVPPLLVLDENGTAVPLVNLQGKFIDGLGDYSGKYVKNEYYNDGEAPERSIDVEIAIRLKEENKAFKVEKYVHSYPHCWRTDKPILYYPLDSWFIKITEVRDRMFELNETINWKPKATGEGRFGNWLKNANDWNLSRSRFWGIPLPIWRTEDKQEEILIGSVGELYEEIEKAVAAGVQTENPFKGFEIGNMAESNYDIVDLHKNVVDGITLVSASGKPMKREADLIDVWFDSGAMPYAQWHYPFENKEKIDENKDFPANFIAEGVDQTRGWFYTLHAIGTLVFDKVAYKNVVSNGLVLDKNGQKMSKRLGNAVDPFVTLGEYGPDATRWYMIANANPWDNLKFDLEGIAEVRRKFFGTLYNTYSFFSLYANIDGFQYKEADIPMNERPEIDQWIISELNTLIKDVDGFYADYEPTKAARAISDFVQENLSNWYVRLCRRRFWKGEYAQDKIAAYQTLYTCLLTVSKLSAPIAPFFMDKLYRDLTLTTQTEEFDSVHLAKFPEYVENFVDKSLESRMQKAQTISSLVLSLRKKEMIKVRQPLQKVMIPVLDNNQRLEIEAISDLIKAEVNVKEIQLLDDASGILVKQIKPNFKALGPRFGKDMGLVSKEIQGFSNEKINQLEREGSLAIEIAGNAVTLTLEDVEITSQDIEGWLVANSNGITVALDIVISPELRSEGVSRELVNRIQNLRKDSGFEVTDKIKVHLQSNSILEAAVKENLNYIKSETLTEELIFLEKIEDGTEIEFDDIKTLINITK, encoded by the coding sequence ATGAGCACAAAATTTACTGAATACAAAGGACTTGACTTACCTACGGTAGCGTCTGAAGTACTTGATTTTTGGAAAGAAAAAAACATATTCGAAAAAAGTGTAACCACTAGAGAAGGCGCTGAGCCTTACGTGTTTTTTGAAGGGCCACCATCGGCAAATGGATTACCAGGAATTCACCACGTGATGGCACGTGCAATCAAAGATATTTTTTGTAGATACAAAACCCAAAAAGGCTATCAAGTAAAACGAAAAGCAGGTTGGGATACCCACGGTTTACCCGTAGAACTAGGTACTGAGGCTGCTTTGGGAATTACCAAAGAAGATATTGGAACCAAAATTACGGTAGCAGAATACAACGAAGCATGTAAGAAAACCGTAATGCGTTATACCGATGTTTGGAATGACCTTACCGAAAAAATGGGGTATTGGGTAGATATGGAAGATCCGTATATTACTTATAAATCCAAATACATGGAATCGGTTTGGTGGCTTTTGAAACAAATCTACAATAAGGATTTGATGTACAAAGGATATACTATTCAGCCGTATTCTCCAAAAGCAGGAACGGGATTATCTTCTCACGAAGTAAATCAACCAGGAAGTTATAGAGATGTTACTGATACTACGATTGTAGCACAGTTCAAAACAATAAACGAAACTTTGCCGACTTCTTTTCAAGGACTTGGAGACATTCATTTCATGGCTTGGACGACTACTCCTTGGACTTTGCCATCGAATACCGCTTTGACAGTTGGGCCAAAAATCGATTATGTTGTTGTGAAAACATTCAATCAATATACTTTCTTGCCTACCAATGTTGTTTTAGCTAAAAATTTAGTTGGAAAACAATTTGGAAAAGGATTCTTTGCATCTGAAGAAGCTACAGATTTCGAAAACTATAAAGGTGGAGACAAGAAAATTCCATATCAAATCATCGCCGAAGCAAAAGGTGCTGATTTAGTTGGAATTCGTTACGAACAATTAATGCCTTTGGCTTTGCCATACCAAAATCCAGAAAATGCTTTTAGAGTAATTTCAGGAGATTTTGTTACTACCGAAGATGGAACTGGAATCGTACATACTGCACCAACTTTTGGAGCAGATGATGCTAAAGTAGCGAAAGAAGCAACTCCAGAAGTACCACCATTATTAGTTTTAGACGAAAATGGAACTGCAGTTCCTTTGGTTAATCTACAAGGAAAATTCATTGACGGCTTAGGAGACTATTCTGGTAAGTACGTTAAAAATGAATATTATAATGATGGCGAAGCTCCAGAACGTTCTATAGACGTCGAGATTGCCATTCGATTAAAAGAAGAAAATAAGGCTTTTAAAGTCGAAAAATATGTCCACAGTTACCCACATTGCTGGAGAACAGACAAACCTATTTTATATTATCCGCTAGATTCTTGGTTTATCAAAATCACAGAAGTTAGAGATAGAATGTTCGAATTGAACGAAACCATCAACTGGAAGCCAAAAGCAACTGGAGAAGGACGTTTCGGAAACTGGTTGAAAAATGCCAATGACTGGAACTTATCTCGATCTAGATTCTGGGGAATTCCGTTGCCAATTTGGAGAACCGAAGACAAACAAGAGGAAATCTTGATTGGATCGGTAGGAGAATTGTACGAAGAAATCGAAAAAGCTGTTGCAGCTGGTGTTCAAACTGAAAATCCTTTCAAAGGATTTGAAATCGGAAACATGGCCGAATCTAATTACGATATCGTTGATTTGCATAAAAATGTAGTCGATGGGATTACGTTGGTTTCTGCTTCAGGAAAACCTATGAAACGCGAAGCTGATTTGATTGACGTTTGGTTTGACTCCGGAGCTATGCCGTATGCACAATGGCATTATCCTTTTGAAAACAAAGAAAAAATTGATGAGAATAAAGATTTTCCAGCCAACTTTATTGCCGAAGGTGTCGATCAAACTCGTGGATGGTTTTATACTTTACACGCTATCGGAACTTTGGTTTTTGATAAAGTAGCTTATAAAAATGTAGTTTCGAATGGATTGGTATTAGATAAAAACGGACAAAAAATGTCCAAGCGTCTAGGAAATGCGGTTGATCCGTTTGTTACTTTAGGAGAATATGGTCCTGATGCGACTCGTTGGTACATGATTGCCAATGCAAATCCTTGGGATAACTTAAAATTTGACTTAGAAGGAATTGCTGAGGTTCGTCGTAAATTCTTCGGAACTCTTTATAATACCTATTCATTCTTTAGTTTGTATGCCAATATCGATGGTTTCCAATACAAGGAAGCGGATATTCCAATGAACGAAAGACCAGAGATTGACCAATGGATTATCTCGGAGTTGAATACTTTGATAAAAGACGTAGATGGTTTTTATGCCGATTACGAACCAACCAAAGCCGCTCGTGCCATTTCAGATTTCGTGCAAGAAAACTTGAGTAACTGGTATGTGCGTTTGTGTCGTCGTCGTTTTTGGAAAGGAGAATATGCTCAAGATAAAATCGCTGCCTATCAGACACTTTACACTTGTTTGTTAACGGTAAGTAAACTAAGTGCTCCTATTGCGCCATTTTTTATGGATAAGCTTTACCGAGACTTAACTTTGACTACTCAAACAGAAGAATTTGATAGTGTACATTTGGCGAAATTCCCAGAATACGTTGAAAACTTTGTTGATAAATCGTTGGAGAGTAGAATGCAGAAAGCACAGACCATCTCATCACTAGTTTTATCACTAAGGAAAAAGGAAATGATCAAGGTGCGTCAACCACTACAAAAGGTAATGATACCAGTACTTGACAACAATCAACGATTGGAAATTGAAGCGATTTCAGACCTAATAAAAGCTGAGGTAAACGTCAAAGAAATACAGCTTTTGGACGATGCTTCAGGGATATTAGTGAAGCAAATTAAACCTAATTTTAAAGCATTAGGGCCGCGTTTTGGGAAAGATATGGGGTTGGTTTCTAAGGAGATACAGGGTTTTTCTAACGAAAAGATCAATCAGTTAGAGCGTGAAGGAAGCTTAGCGATTGAAATTGCAGGAAATGCCGTAACTTTAACTTTAGAAGATGTAGAAATAACCTCTCAAGATATTGAGGGATGGTTAGTCGCCAATTCAAACGGTATTACAGTTGCATTAGACATTGTAATTTCACCAGAATTGAGAAGTGAAGGAGTTTCACGTGAATTAGTGAATAGAATTCAAAACCTAAGAAAAGATTCTGGTTTTGAAGTTACCGATAAAATAAAGGTTCATTTACAAAGCAACAGTATATTAGAAGCGGCAGTAAAAGAAAATTTAAACTATATCAAATCAGAGACATTGACCGAAGAATTAATTTTTCTAGAAAAAATTGAAGATGGCACTGAAATTGAATTTGATGATATTAAAACATTAATAAACATTACTAAATAA
- a CDS encoding histidine kinase: MNFIKSKSGIVFFHVMVWLVLFSLPYLLSYGQNQEITKVVVHSWIPLFFYATLFYLNFFIVIDRFFFTKKQWVYILINVALVSFFVGVNTTIRQYFLDNYFSENKVALKRPPRNFFIYVDFISFAVPVIFSLALKVIEKWMKTEAERAEASNIRLESELQHLKYQLQPHFFFNSLNNIYSLVDISPEMAKQTIHSLGKLMRYLLYETNNEKVSLIKEINFMTNYIELMKLRLHDATKVKYEFPDLKQDLQISPLLFISLIENAFKHGVSADKTSDIIFKLKIEGKQLYFYSENHNFPKTETDKSGSGIGLDNLEKRLSLLYPEKHSFTEKVENDTFSVNLQIEI, from the coding sequence ATGAATTTTATAAAGAGTAAATCTGGTATAGTTTTTTTTCATGTAATGGTTTGGTTAGTTTTATTTAGCCTGCCTTATTTGTTGTCATACGGTCAAAATCAAGAGATTACCAAAGTGGTCGTGCATTCTTGGATTCCACTATTTTTTTATGCAACTCTTTTTTATTTAAATTTCTTTATCGTAATTGATCGTTTCTTTTTTACCAAAAAGCAGTGGGTTTACATCCTGATTAACGTGGCTTTGGTTTCGTTTTTTGTGGGTGTAAATACGACTATCAGACAGTATTTTTTAGATAATTATTTTTCTGAAAATAAAGTTGCTTTAAAGCGACCGCCAAGAAATTTTTTTATTTACGTTGATTTCATTTCTTTTGCGGTACCTGTAATTTTTTCATTGGCATTAAAAGTAATCGAAAAATGGATGAAAACGGAAGCTGAACGTGCGGAAGCTTCAAATATTAGGCTAGAATCAGAGTTACAGCATTTAAAATACCAGTTGCAGCCTCATTTTTTCTTTAATTCATTGAACAATATTTATTCGCTAGTAGATATTTCGCCCGAAATGGCAAAGCAAACCATACATAGTTTAGGGAAATTGATGCGTTATTTATTGTATGAAACCAACAATGAAAAAGTGAGTTTGATAAAAGAAATCAACTTTATGACTAATTATATTGAGTTAATGAAGTTGAGATTGCACGACGCTACAAAAGTGAAGTATGAGTTTCCAGATTTAAAACAAGACTTACAGATCTCTCCTTTGTTGTTCATTTCTTTAATCGAAAATGCGTTTAAACACGGAGTTTCGGCAGATAAGACATCAGATATTATTTTTAAGCTGAAAATAGAAGGAAAGCAATTGTACTTTTATTCTGAGAATCATAATTTTCCAAAAACAGAAACCGACAAAAGTGGTTCCGGTATAGGATTAGATAATTTGGAGAAACGCCTGTCTTTACTTTATCCAGAAAAACATTCTTTTACAGAAAAAGTAGAAAATGATACCTTTTCGGTAAATTTACAAATCGAAATATAA
- a CDS encoding LytTR family DNA-binding domain-containing protein — MADKISCLIVDDEPMALNLVESYVLKTPFLHLVKKCSSGIQALSYLDEEKVDLIFLDIQMPDLTGLQLAKVLPKSTRIIFTTAFDQYAIEGFKAEALDYLLKPFDYSEFLMASNKAKEWFELVKNQEKKNPETTDFLFVKSEYKQLKINLKEVLYFESLKDYVKIWLINNPKPILTLMSLKTLEEELSGDQFMRVHRSFIVALNNIDVIERSQIVINNQRITVSDQYKSNFLEFVAKNSLD, encoded by the coding sequence ATGGCCGATAAAATATCTTGTTTGATTGTTGATGATGAACCAATGGCGCTAAATTTGGTCGAAAGTTATGTACTCAAAACTCCCTTTTTACACTTAGTAAAAAAATGCAGCAGCGGGATACAAGCTCTTTCTTACTTAGATGAAGAAAAAGTAGATTTGATTTTTCTGGACATACAAATGCCAGATTTAACGGGTTTGCAATTGGCCAAAGTACTTCCAAAATCAACAAGAATTATTTTTACCACGGCTTTTGATCAATATGCCATTGAAGGTTTCAAAGCCGAAGCATTAGATTATTTGCTGAAACCTTTCGATTATTCAGAGTTTTTGATGGCATCTAACAAAGCCAAAGAATGGTTTGAATTAGTTAAAAATCAAGAAAAAAAGAATCCTGAAACTACTGATTTTCTTTTTGTAAAATCAGAATACAAGCAATTGAAAATCAATCTTAAAGAGGTTTTGTATTTTGAAAGTTTAAAAGATTATGTCAAAATATGGCTCATCAACAATCCAAAACCCATCTTGACTTTAATGAGTCTGAAAACGCTCGAAGAAGAACTTTCTGGAGATCAATTTATGCGTGTACATCGGTCATTTATTGTTGCCTTAAACAATATTGATGTGATTGAACGCAGTCAAATTGTGATCAATAATCAGCGCATCACTGTTTCAGATCAATACAAAAGTAATTTCCTTGAATTTGTAGCTAAGAATTCATTGGACTAA
- a CDS encoding type II toxin-antitoxin system RelE/ParE family toxin — translation MKYTLKIKEEAYLDIKEAYDYYEENRKGLGERFLDTLELYLERVTVYPEHYQIKKSPFREVFIKDFPYLIIYEIEEYKIIVYAVFCTHKNPKKKPK, via the coding sequence ATGAAATACACATTAAAAATCAAAGAAGAAGCTTACTTAGATATTAAGGAAGCATATGATTATTATGAAGAGAATAGAAAAGGACTCGGAGAACGATTTCTGGATACTTTAGAGCTTTATTTAGAACGTGTGACAGTCTATCCTGAGCATTATCAGATAAAGAAAAGTCCATTTAGAGAAGTATTTATCAAAGATTTCCCTTATTTAATCATTTACGAAATTGAAGAGTACAAAATTATAGTTTACGCAGTATTTTGTACACATAAAAATCCAAAAAAGAAACCAAAGTAA
- a CDS encoding succinylglutamate desuccinylase/aspartoacylase family protein: MKQHKQLIILGETILPGQSKTIDMEIAKLHNAARLKIPVIIQRSKIDGPTVLFSAGIHGDEINGIEIVRQIITQKINKPKRGTIICIPIINMFGYINMSRQFPDGRDLNRVFPGSKKGSLASRFAHHILTEIIPHVDYAVDFHAGGASRFNAPQIRLVPDNEELKQLADIFNAPFTLFSKNISGTFRNACQKSQVKMLLFEGGKSLDINDDVAQSGIEGVKRFLSFLEMLDPKQNIELKETESIYIKKSVWLRANCSGMLHDHNKIGQFVKKGDLLATITDPFGKFEQKVKAPNDGYIINANHSPIVYQGDAVYHISKSLYNEPE; this comes from the coding sequence ATGAAGCAACACAAACAGTTAATTATACTAGGAGAAACCATTTTGCCTGGCCAAAGCAAAACCATCGATATGGAAATTGCCAAATTGCACAATGCTGCCCGACTAAAAATCCCAGTCATCATTCAGCGATCCAAAATCGATGGACCAACCGTACTTTTTTCGGCAGGTATTCATGGCGACGAAATCAACGGTATCGAAATCGTACGCCAAATCATCACTCAAAAAATTAACAAACCCAAACGAGGAACCATTATTTGTATTCCTATCATCAACATGTTTGGTTATATCAATATGTCCCGCCAATTTCCAGACGGACGTGATTTGAATCGTGTATTTCCTGGAAGTAAAAAAGGATCTCTTGCTAGTAGATTCGCGCACCACATTCTAACTGAAATAATACCACACGTGGATTATGCAGTTGATTTTCATGCCGGTGGAGCTAGTCGTTTCAACGCACCGCAAATCCGATTGGTACCTGATAATGAAGAACTCAAACAATTGGCCGATATATTCAACGCTCCCTTTACTTTGTTTTCCAAAAATATTTCGGGTACATTTCGAAATGCTTGTCAAAAAAGCCAAGTAAAAATGCTGCTATTCGAGGGTGGAAAATCATTAGACATCAATGATGATGTTGCACAATCAGGAATAGAAGGTGTCAAGCGATTTTTATCTTTCCTAGAAATGCTAGACCCAAAACAAAACATTGAGCTAAAAGAAACCGAAAGCATTTACATCAAAAAATCAGTGTGGTTGCGTGCTAATTGCTCGGGAATGCTTCACGACCACAACAAAATTGGGCAATTTGTCAAAAAAGGGGATCTCCTTGCGACCATCACCGACCCTTTTGGCAAGTTTGAGCAAAAAGTAAAAGCGCCCAACGATGGTTACATCATCAATGCCAACCATTCGCCAATTGTTTATCAAGGAGATGCAGTGTATCATATTTCCAAAAGTTTGTATAATGAGCCAGAATAA
- a CDS encoding 5-formyltetrahydrofolate cyclo-ligase, protein MSQNKKALRTKYKTLRQNLTTEQVEEMSLAIANKLIAFPIWDKTYFHVFLPIMEHNEVDTELILHLLSGKDKEIVISKADFETRGMTHYLLTDNTQIKKNEYNIPEPLDGLEVPSSKIDVVFIPLLAFDQKGNRVGYGKGFYDKFLAECKPETIKIGLSFFAAETVIEDVFESDIALDYCVTPEKVYEF, encoded by the coding sequence ATGAGCCAGAATAAAAAAGCGTTACGTACCAAATACAAAACACTTAGACAAAACCTCACTACAGAGCAAGTCGAAGAAATGAGTTTGGCGATTGCCAATAAACTAATCGCTTTTCCTATTTGGGACAAAACCTATTTTCATGTTTTCCTACCCATAATGGAACATAATGAAGTCGATACTGAGTTAATTTTACACCTACTTTCTGGTAAAGACAAAGAAATTGTAATCTCCAAAGCCGATTTCGAAACTCGCGGAATGACACATTATCTATTAACAGACAACACCCAAATTAAGAAAAACGAATATAACATTCCAGAACCTTTGGACGGATTAGAAGTGCCTTCCTCCAAAATTGACGTTGTTTTTATTCCCTTATTAGCCTTTGACCAAAAAGGAAATCGAGTGGGCTACGGCAAAGGTTTTTACGATAAATTCTTAGCTGAGTGCAAACCAGAAACTATCAAAATCGGACTGTCTTTCTTTGCTGCAGAAACAGTTATTGAAGATGTTTTTGAATCTGATATTGCTTTGGATTATTGTGTGACTCCAGAGAAGGTTTATGAATTTTAA